GAATTCCAGCATATTACACCAGTCTACTGATTAttaaatgaagcaacagaaacctgtaaattttcctctttgctttataAAGGATAAGTGGACTCATCTGTTGTATCTACATAATAACAAATactataacaaaaaaaattcaaaatagtaaatcaaaagaataaaacactttttaaagtaaCAGTACTTCTTAAACACTATCAATTCTTATCATTTCCTACACTTTGACCTCCTAAAGTTTGAATGTCAATTTATTAAATATACCCAAAAAAGATCACTGTctagatttgggggaaaaaagcttcataatttgaaatttaaaatatgacaagTAGAATAATATTTGACTTCTACTCTTGAATACATTTTGGTCTATACTTTAAACATAGTTTTCCTTTACTAACTTAAACTCTTACAACTTATGTCACTATAAACTTAGTTTCATGTATATTCAATAATGATTTTCCTCTCTCGTGTTTGGCTAGAAACCAATTCTAATTTGACAAAGTAATAACTTAGTCATCATACAGATctgcattaagaaaaaatagtgtGAAGAccttttaaaatgtcacaaaacTTTTTCCTGAGATCTACTGTAGATTGACACTAAAGAATCTTTGGCTTTCCTGTTAGGTCCAGTCTAAACAAAACTAAGTATATTTGGCAGCtgcaagaacaaaagaaaaaagtcatttcatTCCTTCAAGAATTTAAAGCCCTCATCTACAGACCTACATTTACATGTACACCAACAAAGCTGGAACATTTTGTATACACTCACAAGGTAACCACCTAAAAATGCTGACTAAATGACACACCAAAAATTTCGACTTGAGCTCCTTTGGGCCCGCAGGAGAAAAACTGGTGGTCTTGCAGTAAAATGGTCTTGGAACCACAAAGCATTCACTGTTGCAAGTTGAAAGTCTGCAGATGAACACTTGATATGAAGGAGTTAACTATTTTAAGCGATAAGAAAATCATGCTTGTTTTTTAAGTATCCATGTCTTTTACAATTATGTActaaaatactgatgaaataaTGTCAGCAATTCTCTAGCTTTAAAGGATGTGGAATGGAAAGTGTGTAGATGAAAAACACTCGGTTAAGAATTAAGAACTGTTGTATCTGAGCGGCAAATACATGGGAATTCATTATGTAATATCCCCTACTtttgattttatagttttccatgtCTGTTTTGTAAAGTCACTAGACATACTATCGCGATAACATTATTAATGCCTAGAGTGTAAAGTACGTACAAATTAGTGAAAGAGTGCGGACACAGTTGACACACTTTAAGTATATCTCAAGTACACAAGCTATCTTGCTCAGTCAGGCTTCAAACTCCAAAGACTTTCCtaactaaaaaggaaagaatgattcACAACTAAGTCTTTACAGTCGTTGGGCCCTTGCCTCTCTGCCCAAAACCAGGTCGAATTTTCAGGAACGTCGCTGGGATTAAAAAGTCCTCACACTTAACCCTCAACCAAGTGTAGCTTCTTTAGGACCCCCAGGGGCTTAGGGGCTTCCACCCAGGAGTGAAAGCCGGAAAGGATGAAGCTAACCACCTAGAGATTCTCACCTGGGGGCGGTCGgtgcaccgggggggggggggggggggggggggggagaagagctGGAGACGCGGTCCCCTCCCGCTGGAAGCTCACGCaacttttctcctccccacccccaccgccaggAACGGGATGTAGCTTCCGACGCCCCGGAAGCCTCTGCCACTGAATCCCCAGGGCAGTGTAAGGCCTTAGTGGCGGCCAGGGGCGGAGGAAAGACGGCAAAGGATTCAGGGCTGAAACCAACGCACTTGACCGCGcttggggagggaggcaaatcagtGGCCGCCCGAAAGGaactcagaaaaaggaaaaataaaagagggaaaagagagttCTCCAGGTCGTTCCCCTGCCCAACTTCCTCAGAGGCTGTGTGGGTGAAATAGCGAGACTTCCagacccctgcctcccccaccctccctggctccctccggGCCTAGGCAGCCGCCCGAGACCTCACTTACCCTCGGCGCCTGGCGGGTGCTTTGGCCTCGGGCCGCCTCCGCCTCTCCTGCTCCCAACGGCCCACGGACGGGCGCGGGAGCCCCGCGCGAGAGAACAGGGCCGGCTTGTGCGCGAAGAGAGGCAAGGGGCTCCGCCACCGTCAGAACCCGCGACTCCGCTCTGGGTAAATAGGAAACccggtggagggaggggggggagcggCGGCACCGCAACTTCCCTCCCCGCCTTGAGCGCCGCCGGCCGGGCCCGGGCCTAGGCCTCCCTGGCCGCCGCCGCCAGAGCAGGTACCGGAGCCCGCTACGTGCCCCCGCtaggccgccgccgcctcctgcGCCGCCGCTTCCGCCGGTGAATGGTCAGCGCTGGAGTTTGAACAGGGCCCTGAACCATCTCAACGCCATTTGCGCTCCCggcccccacctccttcctccaaCAGCCGCTCGCTCCGTCACTCCGCTTCCCACAGGCCCCGCGCGGCCGTCCGACCCCGCAGCCAATCGCGCGGCCGCTTACTCAAACCGCCGCGCAGGCGCTGCTCCCCGCATGCTCCGGCGCCCGCCATTGGCCCGGCCGCAGCGCCCGACGGGAGTTGTAGTCCGGGTCCGCGAGGGCGCTATACTCGCGGCTAGGCGCGGGAGCCGGCGGCGGGAGGAGCGGTTGTGGCGGGCTTTGCCCGCCCGGGCTCGGGAGCCCGTTGCAGCTCTTGACCACGCCGGGAGACGCAGGTGCCGCCAGGGAGGGCCGGGGGCGCAGTGCAGGCAGCTGTGTCAATCGTTTCCCCTCCAGGGACTCGCCCGTGTCTAGGGACGGTGGGTTGTGCAGCTGCGCCAGGCCTGCTGGGGCCGCGGCCTGGGAGCGCGGAGGCGCGGAGTTCGCGGCTGGGAACCGCCCTCTACCCGGCCTGGCGAGTGCTGGCCCGACGCAGGTAACGACTGCGGGAACTGGGAAGCCCGGGGCACTGGGCACCTAACGCCGCGATGTCGGCCCCGGCGCTTGAATGCTCCCGCGACCCCTCCGCTCATACTTTCATAGTTCTCTGGTCTGCCCTGCACGCGTTAAGAGAGACCCCCAAGAATACTGGATAGTATTATCGTTAACTTTGTTGTGTGTAATAACGCTAACGTGGTtatgtaagaatttttttaaaaagtctgaagtTTTGACGGGTAAAAGGATTATGACTCTGGGATTTACTTGAAAATAACTGACCGAGGGAGAATAAAGCCAGTGGGGTGTTTGTCCATTGTTGTGTGATGCGTACACAAGGGCTGATTATTCCAGTCTCGCTAACGTTTCTGAAATTTTCCGTAAATGAAAAATTTCGAGAATTGAACCAGTGATTGCCTctggggaggacagggaggtgGGAGATTGATGGGAGAAAAGAGTTAATTTTACACTACGCTCCTTTGTGGtctttgggttttggttttgtttttttcggGTCAATGTATTGATTATCAAAGTTGGAAATTTGGAtggggggggatttttttttttttttttttaaaggctgccGTGGGAAAACAGCGTTCTAAAAAGTAGCACAATCGTTTCGTGCTGAGAGGTGCATGATTCATCTGGCTTGGACGGCCCAGCTGTTTGGTGGGTGGTTAATGGAGATACACCTGGGAAATTAGGAAACTAATTGCTTCTAGTGAAAAGCCCTCCCCTTCTTCCGCAAATGGATGATTTGCCTTGAATGCACCCAGAAGTTAACCGGGTTCCTCCAAGTATATTCAGGAAACTCTGAGTcaagaaaaaatagttaagatatCCTGCAGCCCTTCGCACTAGAAATTTAAGGTGGATTTTAGCGTGGCTGAACTGTTTTACTTTTGCCCTACTGTTTACAAAATGTATATTCTGACATTTAAAGTTTCCCAAATATTGTAACAGTACTTTTTCTTGATAAATCAACTTTTGATAGCTTATGTGACTGGAAGTTATAACAGGTCTGTGCATTCCGCTGTGGGCAGTATGTGCATGGCTTGTATTTGggtcagttttgtcttttcattttttttatttttttaaagcatttattttgagagagccagcaagcgtgagtgggggaggggtagagggacagagagagtatcccaagcaggctctgacctATCTGTTCAGAGCCTGACTAGGGGgttggaactcaccaaccatgagatgatgacctgagcggaaaccaagaggtggacacttaaccggctgagccacctaggcatctcagttttgtcttttttttttttttttgcttgtttatttttgagagaaagagggagacaatctgaagcaggctccagtctctgagctgtcagcacagaagccctatgtggcgcttgaacccatgaacagcaagagccaaagtcagacgcttaaccaactgagcctcccaggcgccccccactttTGTCTTCTTAAAAAATCAGCATAGGATCTTATTTTATCAGTTTCTTCAGAGATTGTAAGCAGAGGTGCAAGCTGCACTTACTATAATTATTTAGATGACAGAGTACTGGGTGCTAATTAAGGGGTCATTATCATCAGAGGCAAAGGCTAAGATCAAAAAGCCGAAAGTGGTGCAGAGATGAGACCATTGCAAGATCTTCCTGTGGAAGAGTGCTGTGAACCCTCCTGGACCAAAGGATGCattttttatgacctagcctGGTTACTTGGCTGGGTCAGTGACTCCACATGAAGCTTAAATagaagagttaattttttatagaaAGAGATAATCCGTGGAGCCCATTTAGGGGCTTCTTGTGCAGTAGTTGTGTTATTGGAGCTTAGTAGAGTTAAATTCTTGCTGCTCAAAGAGTGATCCCTAGTCAGCAGCATGCATACCCTGGAAGCTTAGTGGAAATGTGGAATCCCTGTCCCCAActccactgaatcagaatctgcatttttaacatgaTTCACCAGGTAACTGGCCCACACGTTAAAGGTCAACGGGCCCTGATTTTTGAAGTACACCTATAGCCTTTGACAGAAGTCTAATCTTTTTTGTTAAGatgggggaaaggaggaagagaaaacattaaGAACCTATTATACATCAGGTACGATGCCAGCCTCTTCATTTGCATCCCTGCctgttatccctgttttacaggtgaggaaattgagaggTTGGCATTTGCTCAACGTATGGTAACtaataaagaaatcaaacttttTCTTGAACATTGGATATCCATTATTATAGACATTGTTGAATCTGGTAGAAAATGGTACGTGATTTGAAGAgtaggaaagtgtgtgtgtgtgtgtgtgtgtgtgtgtgtgtgtttagtctGTGGAAGCTTAGTATATTAATACTGAAGAGAGCTGTGCTGCGGCTCTCTGCTCTCCTGTGCCTCACACTAAAGACTGCCTACGCCAGGGCCCCTTCTGGAGGCAGTTCGGTCTCTGGGCCTTCAGGCCACACCACTCCCTTTACCTTTTACCTCCCTGATTCCAGTGAGGCAAGTGAATACCCTGAAAGCCCCACTCCATTCCAGTGCCGTGGCCCTGAGTCCCACACCAGAGTGAGCAATGTGGACTCCAGTATGAATAACACGTGGGAAAGCAGCTTTTTGGATGTTGGTGGTggttttcctttggttttcttagTTCCCTCAACTTATACTCTGCCACCTGCCtatccccatcccccaccctctctccctgcacaccccccccccattggtTCACTTCACTTCATTCAAATCTTCACACATATATTAGGTAGCAAATGAGGGCTTTTTTGTTTGCTAGGATGCCTCAGTGTCTCATGTCTGATTTTTCTCCcccattaaattatatttatggcaggggcacctgggtggcgcagtcggttaagcgtccgacttcagccagggcatgatctcgcagtccgtgagttcgagccccacgtcgggctctgggctgatggctcagagcctggagcctgcttccgattctgtgtctccctctctctctgcccctcccccgttcatgctctgtctctctgtgtcccaaaaaaataaataaaaacgttgaaaaaaaattaaaaaaaattatatttatggcAGAGACTAAAATCATAGATCTGAACCACACTTGTACCCTTTGATGCTACAGGCTGCTCTCCTGCGTGCTGCCTGGAGGAGGGTAGAATCTCCACTACCTTGAGCTCCATCCACTCAGGTGG
The genomic region above belongs to Felis catus isolate Fca126 chromosome D2, F.catus_Fca126_mat1.0, whole genome shotgun sequence and contains:
- the LOC102902576 gene encoding CASP-like protein 4A1, producing MTHQKFRLELLWARRRKTGGLAETRWREGGERRHRNFPPRLERRRPGPGLGLPGRRRQSRYRSPLRAPARPPPPPAPPLPPVNGQRWSLNRALNHLNAICAPGPHLLPPTAARSVTPLPTGPARPSDPAANRAAAYSNRRAGAAPRMLRRPPLARPQRPTGVVVRVREGAILAARRGSRRREERLWRALPARAREPVAALDHAGRRRCRQGGPGAQCRQLCQSFPLQGLARV